From a single Fusobacterium ulcerans ATCC 49185 genomic region:
- the rph gene encoding ribonuclease PH yields MEVKEMIIEEDLRTLKLREDGRKVDSLREIKITKDFNLYAEGSVLIEFGNTKVICTASVSEKVPPFMRGQGKGWLTAEYSMIPRATGERNQRESAKGKLSGRTMEIQRLIGRALRTAVDLDKLGERTITIDCDVIQADGGTRTTSISGGFIALALAVKKLMKDRVLSINPIISNVAAISVGIVRGTPMLDLMYTEDSAAEVDMNVVMNGKGEFVEVQGTGEEATYTRKELNELIDLAEVGIKEIIRIQNEVIGE; encoded by the coding sequence ATGGAAGTCAAAGAAATGATAATAGAAGAAGATTTAAGAACTTTGAAATTAAGAGAAGATGGAAGAAAAGTAGACAGTCTTAGAGAGATAAAAATAACAAAAGATTTCAATCTTTATGCAGAGGGATCAGTATTAATAGAATTTGGAAATACCAAAGTAATATGTACAGCTTCTGTAAGTGAAAAAGTACCACCTTTTATGAGAGGACAAGGAAAAGGATGGCTTACAGCTGAATATTCTATGATACCGAGAGCTACTGGAGAGAGAAATCAGAGAGAATCTGCAAAAGGAAAACTTTCTGGAAGAACTATGGAGATACAAAGACTTATAGGAAGAGCTTTAAGAACAGCTGTAGATTTAGATAAATTAGGAGAGAGAACTATAACTATTGACTGTGATGTTATTCAGGCAGATGGAGGAACTAGAACTACTTCTATATCTGGAGGATTTATAGCTCTTGCTTTAGCTGTTAAAAAGCTCATGAAAGATAGAGTTCTATCTATAAATCCAATAATTTCTAATGTAGCTGCTATCAGTGTAGGTATTGTAAGAGGAACTCCAATGCTTGACTTGATGTATACTGAGGATTCTGCTGCAGAAGTAGATATGAATGTAGTAATGAATGGTAAAGGGGAATTTGTTGAAGTACAGGGAACAGGAGAAGAGGCTACTTATACTAGAAAAGAGCTTAATGAACTGATTGATTTAGCTGAAGTTGGAATAAAAGAGATAATCAGAATTCAAAATGAAGTAATAGGAGAATAG
- a CDS encoding ABC transporter ATP-binding protein, whose protein sequence is MIEKLSIFKNKSLNTFLKYSFKYKWVMGAVVFTSAFSSAMGAVPAWLSKYLIDDVLVNKNARMMAMVIGGIFVSTILKVVTGYFASISSNYVTETIKRDIKIDVYSHLQKLPMSYFKRNKLGDVMARLSGDSATLGRIGFIIFDMFKEFLTVVALTFRMFQVDYILALVALIVMPLIISTVKKYTKKIRKSGRIRQDTSGAVTAFIQETLSGIFVIKAFNNSDDMIEKYKVISKDEFEKSYKSTKIKAKVSPINEIITTVMVLLVASYGGYQIIVLKTMTAGDLISFVTALGLMSQPLKRLINKNNDLQEALPSADRVIEILDVPLEQDYYGEKEEELKTEIKDIKFENLSFHYDDSPELILKNINLDVKAGEVIALVGKSGSGKTTLVNLIPRFYETTEGAIKVNGIDIKNISLKKYRDYIGIVPQESFLFSGSISQNISFGKNGVTEEEIMNAAKMANAYDFIMELPNKFETEVGERGVLLSGGQKQRIAIARALIQNPEIMILDEATSALDTESERLVQDALDKLMVNRTTFVIAHRLSTIINADKIVVMENGEIKEIGTHQELLEFKGLYKHFYEIQFGKKEKTKEKVLA, encoded by the coding sequence ATGATAGAAAAATTAAGTATATTTAAAAATAAATCATTAAATACATTTTTGAAATATAGTTTTAAATATAAGTGGGTAATGGGAGCAGTAGTATTTACTTCTGCCTTTAGTTCAGCTATGGGAGCAGTTCCAGCATGGCTGAGCAAATACCTTATAGATGATGTATTAGTAAATAAAAATGCAAGAATGATGGCTATGGTAATAGGGGGAATATTTGTTTCTACTATACTTAAAGTAGTAACTGGATATTTTGCTTCTATTTCATCAAACTATGTAACAGAAACAATAAAGAGAGATATAAAAATAGACGTATATTCTCATCTTCAAAAACTCCCTATGTCATATTTTAAAAGGAATAAACTGGGTGATGTAATGGCAAGACTTTCTGGGGATTCTGCAACTTTAGGGAGAATAGGATTTATCATATTTGATATGTTTAAAGAATTTCTTACAGTGGTTGCTCTTACTTTCAGAATGTTTCAGGTGGATTATATTTTGGCACTTGTAGCTTTGATAGTAATGCCTCTTATCATAAGTACAGTGAAAAAATATACTAAGAAGATAAGAAAATCTGGTAGAATCAGACAAGACACTTCAGGAGCAGTTACAGCATTTATTCAGGAAACTCTTTCTGGTATCTTTGTAATAAAAGCTTTTAATAACAGTGATGATATGATTGAAAAATATAAAGTTATCAGTAAGGATGAATTTGAAAAATCATATAAAAGTACAAAGATAAAAGCAAAAGTTTCTCCTATCAATGAAATAATTACAACAGTAATGGTATTGTTGGTAGCTTCATATGGAGGATATCAGATAATTGTTTTAAAAACTATGACAGCAGGAGATTTGATTTCCTTTGTTACTGCTTTGGGATTGATGAGCCAGCCACTGAAAAGACTTATAAATAAAAATAATGACCTTCAAGAAGCTCTGCCATCAGCAGACAGGGTAATAGAGATATTAGATGTTCCTCTGGAACAGGATTACTATGGTGAAAAAGAAGAGGAATTAAAAACTGAAATAAAAGATATCAAATTTGAAAATTTATCATTCCATTATGATGATTCTCCAGAATTGATACTTAAAAATATAAATTTAGATGTAAAAGCTGGAGAAGTTATAGCCCTTGTAGGAAAAAGTGGAAGTGGAAAAACTACTCTTGTAAACCTTATTCCAAGATTTTATGAAACTACAGAGGGAGCTATAAAAGTAAATGGTATAGATATAAAGAATATTTCATTGAAAAAATATAGAGATTATATAGGAATAGTTCCTCAGGAAAGCTTTCTTTTCAGTGGTTCTATTTCCCAAAATATATCTTTTGGAAAAAATGGAGTAACAGAAGAGGAAATTATGAATGCAGCTAAAATGGCTAATGCTTATGATTTTATTATGGAACTTCCAAATAAATTTGAAACAGAGGTAGGAGAAAGAGGAGTACTTCTTTCTGGTGGGCAAAAACAGAGAATAGCTATTGCCAGAGCCCTTATACAAAATCCAGAAATAATGATACTGGATGAGGCTACATCTGCTTTAGATACTGAATCAGAAAGATTAGTACAGGATGCTTTAGATAAATTGATGGTCAATAGAACAACTTTTGTAATAGCTCATAGATTATCAACTATAATAAATGCAGATAAGATAGTTGTAATGGAAAATGGAGAAATAAAAGAAATAGGAACTCATCAGGAATTACTTGAGTTTAAAGGATTGTATAAACATTTCTATGAAATACAATTTGGAAAGAAAGAAAAGACAAAGGAAAAAGTATTAGCATAA
- the lpxB gene encoding lipid-A-disaccharide synthase gives MKFFVSTGEVSGDLHLSYLVKAMLEQNKDLKFYGAAGNHSRAQGVEVIQDIEELAVMGFTEVFKKYSFLKKKANEYIDFIKKEKINKVILVDYGGFNLKFLELLKKEVPEVEVYYYIPPKLWIWGENRITKLVKADHIMVIFPWEVDFYKKHGVDAVYFGNPFVDKYSVIERTGNNILLLPGSRKQEIRTLIPVMLKVVEKKKEETFLLKLSSSEHLKWIDEDLNKFENLKIVSDKSLAECVKESKTAVAASGTVTLELALMGIPVIVVYRTSFINAFIARHILKVGFVSLPNLTLNREVYPELLQEKCNPEEIEKYLDYFENSKEKIAEDIAEVRKKLSGKDVVKSYGNFLIKGEQ, from the coding sequence ATGAAATTTTTTGTATCTACAGGAGAAGTTTCAGGAGACTTACATCTTTCATATTTAGTAAAAGCTATGCTTGAACAAAATAAAGATCTGAAATTTTATGGTGCAGCAGGAAATCACAGCAGAGCTCAAGGAGTAGAAGTGATACAGGACATAGAAGAGCTTGCTGTAATGGGATTTACCGAAGTGTTCAAAAAGTATAGTTTCTTAAAAAAGAAAGCAAATGAATATATTGATTTTATAAAGAAAGAAAAAATAAACAAAGTGATTCTTGTGGACTATGGAGGGTTTAATCTCAAATTTCTTGAACTTTTAAAAAAAGAAGTACCAGAAGTAGAAGTTTACTATTACATACCCCCAAAACTTTGGATATGGGGAGAAAATAGAATAACAAAGCTGGTGAAAGCAGATCACATAATGGTTATTTTTCCTTGGGAAGTAGATTTTTACAAGAAACATGGAGTAGACGCTGTATACTTTGGCAATCCATTTGTAGATAAGTATTCAGTAATTGAGAGAACAGGAAATAATATACTTCTTCTTCCAGGAAGCAGAAAACAGGAAATAAGAACACTTATTCCTGTAATGCTGAAAGTAGTAGAAAAGAAAAAAGAAGAAACATTTCTTTTGAAACTTTCCAGTAGTGAACATCTGAAATGGATAGATGAAGATTTGAATAAATTTGAAAATTTAAAGATAGTATCAGATAAAAGTCTGGCTGAATGTGTAAAAGAATCAAAAACAGCTGTAGCAGCTTCTGGTACAGTAACACTGGAACTTGCTTTGATGGGTATTCCTGTTATTGTTGTGTATAGGACAAGCTTTATAAATGCCTTCATAGCAAGACATATTTTGAAAGTAGGATTTGTTTCCTTACCTAATCTTACGCTTAATAGAGAAGTATACCCAGAATTATTACAGGAAAAATGCAATCCAGAAGAGATAGAAAAATATCTTGATTACTTTGAAAATTCCAAAGAAAAAATAGCTGAAGACATAGCTGAAGTGAGAAAAAAACTATCAGGAAAAGATGTTGTAAAGAGCTATGGAAATTTTCTGATTAAAGGAGAACAATGA
- a CDS encoding LpxI family protein, with product MDKLGIIVGNGKLPLYFLQEAEKQKINVFPIGLFETIEPEIKSCSNFKAFNIGEVGAIVKHFLLNDIREIIMLGKVEKEIIFKEMKLDKYGEELLKRLPDKKDETLLFAIIAFFRLNGIKVLPQNYLLKNFMFQEKCYTGNKPSKEDMKTIKIGMEAAKALSEVDAGQTVVCKDSSVVALEGIEGTDKTIKRAGELAGTGTIIVKMSRPQQDMRVDIPAVGIETIKRAVEIGAKGIVGEAGKMLFLNRDEAVKLAEENSLFIMGIKA from the coding sequence ATGGATAAATTAGGGATAATAGTTGGTAATGGAAAACTGCCCCTTTATTTCCTGCAGGAAGCTGAAAAGCAGAAGATCAATGTTTTTCCCATAGGTCTTTTTGAAACTATTGAACCTGAAATCAAAAGTTGCAGCAACTTTAAAGCTTTTAATATAGGTGAAGTAGGAGCTATAGTGAAACATTTTCTCTTGAATGATATAAGAGAGATCATTATGCTTGGTAAAGTTGAAAAAGAAATTATTTTTAAAGAGATGAAATTAGACAAATATGGAGAGGAGCTTCTTAAAAGGTTACCAGACAAAAAAGATGAAACTCTCCTTTTTGCAATTATTGCATTTTTTAGATTGAATGGAATAAAAGTTCTGCCACAGAACTATCTTTTGAAAAATTTTATGTTTCAAGAGAAGTGCTATACAGGGAACAAACCTTCGAAAGAGGATATGAAAACTATAAAAATCGGAATGGAAGCAGCTAAAGCTTTAAGTGAAGTGGATGCTGGACAGACTGTTGTATGCAAGGATTCTTCTGTTGTGGCATTGGAAGGAATAGAAGGAACAGATAAAACTATTAAAAGAGCTGGAGAACTGGCTGGAACAGGAACAATAATTGTAAAGATGTCAAGACCCCAGCAGGATATGAGAGTAGATATACCAGCAGTGGGAATAGAAACCATAAAGAGAGCAGTAGAGATAGGGGCAAAGGGAATTGTTGGAGAAGCTGGGAAAATGCTTTTTCTTAACAGAGATGAAGCTGTAAAGCTTGCTGAAGAGAACTCTCTTTTTATTATGGGAATAAAAGCTTAA
- the lpxA gene encoding acyl-ACP--UDP-N-acetylglucosamine O-acyltransferase, which translates to MVDIHSTAIIEEGAIIEDGVKIGPYCVIGKDVKIGKNTVIQSHVVVEGITEIGEDNTIYSFVSIGKASQDLKYKNEPTKTIIGNKNSIREFVTIHRGTDDRWETRIGNGNLLMAYVHVAHDVIIGDGCILANNVTLAGHVVVDSFAIIGGLTPIHQFCRIGSYSMIGGASAVNQDICPFVLAEGNKAEVRGLNSIGLRRRGFSDETLSNLKKAYRIIFRNGLPLKEAIKQVEEEYGEDDNIKYLLDFINNSNRGITR; encoded by the coding sequence TTGGTAGATATTCATAGCACTGCTATAATTGAAGAAGGAGCAATTATAGAAGATGGAGTAAAGATAGGACCTTACTGTGTAATAGGAAAAGATGTAAAAATAGGAAAAAATACAGTTATACAATCTCATGTAGTTGTAGAAGGAATTACAGAAATAGGGGAAGACAATACTATTTACTCATTTGTTTCTATTGGAAAAGCTTCTCAAGATTTAAAATATAAAAATGAACCCACAAAAACTATTATAGGAAACAAAAACTCAATAAGGGAATTTGTTACTATTCACAGAGGAACAGATGACAGATGGGAAACAAGAATAGGAAATGGGAATCTTCTTATGGCCTATGTTCATGTTGCCCATGATGTCATCATTGGTGATGGATGTATACTTGCAAATAATGTCACTCTGGCAGGACATGTTGTAGTTGATAGCTTTGCAATAATAGGAGGGCTTACTCCTATCCATCAATTCTGCAGAATAGGTTCTTATTCTATGATAGGAGGGGCAAGTGCTGTAAATCAGGATATTTGTCCTTTCGTACTTGCTGAAGGGAATAAAGCTGAAGTAAGAGGATTAAATAGTATTGGACTCAGAAGAAGAGGTTTTTCTGATGAAACATTGTCAAATCTGAAGAAAGCTTATAGAATAATATTTAGAAATGGTCTTCCTTTAAAAGAAGCTATTAAGCAGGTAGAGGAAGAGTATGGTGAAGATGACAATATAAAATATTTACTGGATTTCATAAATAACAGTAATAGGGGGATAACTAGATAA
- the fabZ gene encoding 3-hydroxyacyl-ACP dehydratase FabZ: MLDTLEIMKRIPHRYPFLLVDRILEVNKEEQKIKGLKNVTINEEFFNGHFPGHPIMPGVLIVEGMAQCLGVLVMDGVEGKVPYFVGVESAKFKSPIKPGDQVIYEVEVEKIKRNFVKAHGVAKVDGVLACEATFTFCITDK, encoded by the coding sequence ATGTTAGATACTTTAGAAATCATGAAAAGAATCCCACACAGATATCCATTTTTACTTGTTGATAGAATTCTTGAAGTGAACAAAGAAGAGCAAAAAATAAAAGGATTGAAAAATGTTACTATCAATGAAGAATTTTTTAACGGACATTTTCCAGGACACCCAATTATGCCAGGAGTACTTATAGTAGAAGGAATGGCACAATGTTTAGGTGTACTTGTAATGGATGGAGTAGAAGGGAAAGTTCCATATTTCGTAGGTGTTGAAAGTGCTAAATTTAAAAGTCCAATAAAACCTGGGGATCAAGTTATTTATGAAGTAGAAGTAGAAAAAATAAAAAGAAACTTTGTAAAGGCTCATGGAGTGGCAAAAGTAGATGGAGTTTTAGCATGTGAAGCTACATTTACATTCTGTATAACAGACAAATAG
- the lpxC gene encoding UDP-3-O-acyl-N-acetylglucosamine deacetylase has translation MKRKTLAKEIIYSGIGLHKGENIDMKLIPGSNGIIFKRVDLEDGKNEIKLDIENTFDLTRGTNLKNEFGAKVHTIEHFLSALYAAEITDLVIELDGNELPICDGSAGRFIDLFENAGIKELDGEVEPIVITKPIYLTVGDKNIVALPYDGYKITYAIRFEHSFLKSQLAEFEINLENYKKEIAPARTFGFDYEIEYLKKNNLALGGTLENAIVIEKDGVMNPEGLRYEDEFVRHKMLDIIGDLKILNRPIKGHIIAVKAGHALDIEFAKLLKNL, from the coding sequence ATGAAAAGGAAAACACTGGCAAAAGAGATTATATATTCAGGTATTGGACTCCATAAAGGAGAAAATATCGATATGAAGCTGATCCCTGGGAGCAATGGAATAATTTTCAAAAGAGTTGATCTTGAAGATGGAAAAAATGAAATAAAATTAGATATAGAAAATACTTTTGACCTTACGCGAGGAACTAATTTAAAAAATGAGTTTGGAGCAAAAGTTCATACAATAGAGCATTTTTTATCAGCATTATATGCAGCGGAAATAACAGACCTTGTAATAGAGCTTGATGGAAATGAGCTTCCTATCTGTGATGGAAGTGCAGGAAGATTTATAGATCTTTTTGAAAATGCTGGAATAAAAGAACTAGATGGAGAGGTTGAGCCTATAGTTATAACTAAACCAATATATCTTACAGTAGGTGATAAAAATATAGTAGCTCTTCCATATGATGGATATAAAATAACATATGCTATCAGATTTGAACATAGTTTTTTAAAATCACAGTTGGCAGAGTTTGAAATAAATCTTGAAAATTATAAAAAAGAGATAGCTCCAGCAAGAACTTTTGGATTTGATTATGAAATAGAATACCTTAAAAAAAACAACCTCGCTTTAGGAGGAACTCTTGAAAATGCCATAGTAATAGAAAAAGATGGTGTAATGAATCCAGAAGGACTAAGATATGAAGATGAGTTTGTAAGACATAAAATGCTTGATATCATAGGGGACTTAAAAATATTGAACAGACCTATCAAAGGTCATATAATAGCAGTAAAGGCAGGGCATGCTTTAGATATAGAATTTGCAAAATTACTGAAAAATTTATAA
- a CDS encoding ATP-dependent helicase, which yields MSILEKLNDRQRKAAEKIEGALLILAGAGSGKTRTITYRIAHMIQELGISPYKILAVTFTNKAAKEMKERVEDLIGEDGKRTMVSTFHSFGVRLLRTYGDRLGYGANFTIYDADDQKRVVKGIMKELVVKDKNLTEGMVVSLISKLKEEEVSADEYEKAENKYNMNAAIVSEVYRRYNIALKNNNGMDFSDILINTAKLLEIPDILNKVQDKFRYIMVDEYQDTNNIQYKIINKIAGKYGNLCVVGDENQSIYGFRGANIQNILDFEKDYPDAEVVKLEENYRSTSVILDAANAVISNNSSARDKKLWTKKTTGEKITLLQCNDGRQEVNVIIEEIIKGKNQGKKYRDFTILYRMNAQSRLFEEGFLRFNIPYKIFGGMQFYQRAEIKDIVAYLAVINNPKDSLNLSRILNVPKRKIGDKSLEKINEFASANGLTLFEALGRAKEIDTLTANMKIVLEEFHKMMMELIDMSESEAVSELFDKVIKSIKYFDYLESNYEDSENRINNIEELRNSITEMEKIIETLTLREYLENISLVSATDNLEEEKDYVKLMTIHNSKGLEFPTVFLVGAEDEVFPGKKADFEPRELEEERRLCYVAITRAEDKLYISYAASRFMYGEESFRTKSRFINELPENLLESNIESQFKREAINPTKTPVKQQFKKMITIEDLNKTYKEYPYSVGEKVMHKKFGLGVVRGVTDKKVEVDFVDGKREIAMAVADKFLTKN from the coding sequence ATGAGCATATTAGAAAAATTAAATGACAGACAGAGAAAAGCTGCTGAGAAAATAGAAGGGGCATTGCTTATACTTGCTGGAGCAGGTTCTGGAAAAACAAGAACAATAACTTATAGAATAGCCCATATGATTCAAGAATTAGGGATATCTCCATATAAAATATTAGCTGTGACATTTACCAATAAAGCAGCTAAAGAGATGAAAGAAAGAGTTGAAGATCTTATAGGGGAAGATGGGAAAAGAACAATGGTTTCTACATTTCACTCATTTGGTGTAAGGCTTTTAAGAACATATGGGGACAGACTTGGCTATGGAGCTAATTTTACTATTTATGATGCTGATGATCAAAAAAGAGTAGTAAAAGGTATAATGAAAGAGCTGGTAGTCAAAGACAAAAATCTTACAGAAGGTATGGTAGTTTCTCTTATTTCAAAATTGAAAGAAGAAGAAGTATCTGCTGATGAATATGAGAAAGCAGAAAATAAATATAATATGAATGCTGCTATAGTGTCAGAAGTATATAGAAGATATAATATAGCTCTTAAAAACAATAATGGAATGGATTTTTCTGATATATTAATCAATACAGCAAAACTTTTAGAGATACCTGATATTTTAAATAAAGTTCAGGATAAATTTAGATATATAATGGTTGATGAATACCAGGATACAAATAATATTCAATACAAGATAATTAATAAAATAGCTGGTAAATATGGAAATCTATGTGTAGTTGGGGATGAAAACCAAAGTATATATGGATTCAGAGGAGCTAATATTCAAAATATTCTTGATTTTGAAAAAGATTATCCTGATGCAGAAGTTGTAAAATTAGAAGAAAATTATCGTTCTACTTCAGTGATACTGGATGCAGCCAATGCTGTAATCAGTAACAACTCAAGTGCAAGGGATAAAAAACTTTGGACTAAGAAAACAACTGGCGAAAAAATAACTCTTCTTCAATGTAATGATGGAAGACAGGAAGTAAATGTCATAATTGAAGAGATAATTAAAGGGAAAAATCAAGGTAAGAAATATAGAGATTTTACTATTCTTTATAGAATGAATGCTCAATCAAGACTTTTTGAGGAAGGTTTTTTGAGATTCAATATACCATATAAAATATTTGGTGGAATGCAGTTCTATCAAAGAGCAGAAATTAAAGATATAGTTGCTTATCTGGCTGTTATCAATAATCCTAAAGACAGTCTTAACCTGAGCAGAATACTTAATGTACCTAAGAGAAAGATAGGAGATAAGAGTTTAGAAAAAATAAATGAGTTTGCTTCTGCAAATGGACTTACTCTCTTTGAAGCTTTAGGAAGAGCAAAAGAGATAGATACTCTTACAGCTAATATGAAAATAGTATTAGAAGAATTCCATAAAATGATGATGGAACTTATTGATATGAGCGAAAGTGAAGCTGTTTCAGAACTTTTTGATAAAGTAATAAAAAGTATAAAATACTTTGATTATCTGGAATCAAACTATGAAGACAGTGAGAATAGAATAAACAATATAGAGGAATTAAGAAACTCTATTACAGAAATGGAAAAGATAATAGAAACTCTTACTTTAAGAGAATATTTAGAGAATATATCATTGGTAAGTGCTACAGATAATCTGGAAGAAGAGAAAGATTATGTAAAACTCATGACTATTCATAACTCAAAGGGACTTGAATTTCCTACAGTATTTTTAGTAGGAGCTGAAGATGAAGTCTTCCCAGGGAAAAAAGCTGACTTTGAACCTAGAGAGCTTGAAGAGGAAAGAAGATTGTGTTATGTGGCAATAACAAGAGCAGAGGATAAGTTATATATTTCTTATGCTGCAAGCAGATTTATGTATGGAGAGGAAAGTTTCAGAACTAAATCGAGATTTATAAATGAACTTCCTGAGAATCTTCTTGAAAGTAATATAGAATCTCAATTTAAGAGAGAAGCAATAAATCCTACAAAAACTCCAGTGAAACAACAATTCAAAAAAATGATAACTATAGAAGACTTGAACAAAACATATAAGGAATATCCTTATTCTGTTGGAGAAAAGGTTATGCATAAGAAATTTGGGTTGGGAGTGGTAAGAGGAGTAACAGATAAAAAAGTTGAAGTAGACTTTGTAGATGGAAAAAGAGAAATTGCAATGGCAGTTGCAGATAAATTTTTAACAAAAAACTAG
- a CDS encoding RNA-binding protein — translation MNRKKLQSVFPDIDEFLVGAICDDIELCEEIDYPVYSRYFYPPNFWTRLENLNLGVKFSFLGINDSCEKKMIGVYPKDFDSAMLSFPVKYFKIANGSKFKELEHKHYLGSIMSLGLKREILGDLIVKDGICYGIINEELFTFLKENLKMIGKIPVEAEEIISGDIPETEFKELVESIASLRLDVITAALGNFSRNNAIEALEAGDVALNYNTDKDKSRVVKERDIISIRRKGKFLIDSVLGESKKGKIRILIKKFS, via the coding sequence TTGAACAGAAAAAAACTTCAATCAGTATTTCCTGATATAGATGAATTTTTAGTAGGAGCAATATGTGATGATATAGAACTTTGTGAAGAGATAGATTATCCTGTGTACAGCAGATATTTTTATCCACCTAATTTTTGGACTAGATTAGAGAATTTAAACCTAGGGGTAAAGTTTTCTTTTTTGGGAATCAATGACAGCTGCGAAAAGAAAATGATAGGAGTATATCCAAAAGATTTTGATTCAGCTATGTTAAGTTTTCCAGTTAAATATTTTAAAATAGCCAATGGATCTAAGTTCAAGGAGCTGGAACATAAACATTATCTTGGGAGTATTATGTCTTTGGGATTAAAAAGAGAAATATTAGGAGATTTGATTGTAAAAGATGGGATATGTTATGGTATAATAAATGAAGAATTATTTACGTTTTTAAAGGAAAACCTTAAGATGATAGGTAAAATCCCTGTAGAAGCTGAAGAGATAATTTCTGGAGATATTCCAGAAACAGAATTCAAGGAATTGGTAGAAAGTATAGCATCTTTAAGGCTGGATGTAATAACAGCGGCTTTAGGAAATTTTTCCAGAAATAATGCAATAGAAGCTTTAGAAGCTGGAGATGTAGCATTGAACTACAATACTGATAAAGATAAAAGCAGAGTAGTAAAGGAGAGGGATATTATATCCATAAGGAGAAAAGGAAAATTTTTGATTGATTCTGTTTTAGGTGAGAGTAAAAAGGGAAAAATAAGGATACTGATAAAAAAATTCAGCTAA
- the pssA gene encoding CDP-diacylglycerol--serine O-phosphatidyltransferase, translated as MVKRKYIAPNAITAAGLFLGYLSITASIKGEFIRAIVFIILAMVCDGLDGKTARKLDAFSEFGKEFDSFCDAVSFGLAPSLLVYSILTQKIAASPFIVPVSFLYALCGVMRLVKFNIITVASSEKGDFSGMPIPSAASMVCSYFLFCYMVNKHLGIDLFNIDALMAITVIAAVLMVSTMKFKTPDKAFPFIPKKFAGAFIILVVVTLPISLFIVTYAYVLINIMSHVTKRFFGSENPADDNDEIEEIIEVMEEEEKDK; from the coding sequence ATGGTAAAAAGAAAGTATATAGCACCTAATGCAATCACTGCTGCTGGTTTATTTTTAGGTTATTTAAGTATCACAGCATCAATTAAGGGTGAATTTATACGTGCTATAGTCTTTATTATATTGGCTATGGTTTGTGATGGATTAGATGGAAAAACAGCAAGAAAATTAGATGCTTTTAGTGAATTTGGTAAGGAATTTGATTCCTTTTGTGATGCAGTTTCCTTCGGTCTTGCTCCAAGTCTTTTAGTTTATTCTATATTGACGCAAAAAATTGCAGCCAGCCCATTTATAGTTCCAGTTTCATTCTTATATGCTCTGTGTGGGGTAATGAGACTTGTAAAATTTAATATTATCACAGTTGCTTCAAGTGAAAAGGGTGACTTTAGTGGAATGCCTATTCCAAGTGCAGCTTCTATGGTTTGCTCTTATTTCCTTTTCTGTTATATGGTAAACAAACATTTAGGAATTGACCTTTTTAATATAGATGCTCTTATGGCTATCACTGTAATTGCTGCTGTACTTATGGTAAGTACTATGAAATTCAAAACTCCAGATAAAGCATTTCCTTTTATTCCAAAGAAATTTGCTGGTGCTTTTATAATTTTAGTAGTTGTTACACTTCCTATAAGCTTATTTATAGTAACTTATGCTTATGTTCTCATAAATATCATGTCTCATGTTACAAAGAGATTCTTTGGTTCTGAAAATCCAGCTGATGATAATGATGAAATAGAAGAAATAATAGAAGTTATGGAAGAAGAAGAAAAAGATAAATAA